In Prescottella soli, a genomic segment contains:
- a CDS encoding winged helix-turn-helix transcriptional regulator, which yields MCGEPHATPCAVGRQVVLAPATAATHLRALTDAGLIARRPYRDGGVRTRDEYVLTPAGIDLIPVVIGLFEWGTKHAEGTDELEFAHIGCGEPVALRVSCTAAHDLGADEIEVRLEERERA from the coding sequence TTGTGCGGTGAACCACATGCGACTCCGTGCGCCGTTGGACGACAGGTCGTCCTGGCGCCTGCCACCGCGGCCACGCACCTGCGCGCCCTCACCGACGCCGGCCTGATCGCGCGCCGGCCCTACCGAGACGGAGGGGTGCGCACCCGCGACGAGTACGTCCTGACGCCGGCCGGTATCGACCTGATCCCGGTCGTCATCGGCCTGTTCGAGTGGGGCACCAAGCACGCGGAGGGCACCGACGAACTCGAGTTCGCTCACATCGGCTGCGGTGAGCCCGTGGCACTGCGCGTGTCGTGCACCGCAGCCCACGATCTCGGTGCCGACGAGATCGAGGTACGACTCGAGGAGCGGGAACGAGCCTGA
- a CDS encoding MBL fold metallo-hydrolase: MTTVDEVAPNVFRASGTDVNVVILRDGDALTLIDGGYPGDVGAVESAIHSLGRRPEDVQGMLLTHAHIDHMGAIVAFHQRHGTPVFTDPAEVAHARRDYLEQATGKDFIPMVHKHGVLPWLLRIARAGATRSLSVGDARAFASDGPLDLPGAPVPVATHGHTSGHSAYHLPQHGVVVTGDALITAHPLSKHRGPQLLPPVFDHGKQDTLTALDHLAALEADTIVPGHGPAVFMPIAAAVGQARERAH, translated from the coding sequence GTGACGACTGTGGATGAAGTAGCGCCCAACGTGTTCCGTGCGTCCGGGACGGACGTGAACGTAGTGATACTGCGAGACGGTGACGCCCTGACGCTGATCGACGGCGGCTATCCCGGCGACGTCGGAGCAGTCGAGAGCGCAATCCACTCACTCGGCCGACGTCCCGAGGATGTGCAGGGCATGCTGCTCACCCATGCGCACATCGACCACATGGGCGCGATCGTCGCCTTCCACCAGCGGCACGGAACCCCTGTGTTCACGGACCCGGCCGAGGTCGCCCACGCGCGACGGGACTACCTCGAGCAGGCCACCGGCAAGGACTTCATCCCGATGGTGCACAAGCACGGCGTGCTGCCGTGGTTGCTGCGCATCGCCCGTGCCGGGGCCACCCGATCGCTCTCGGTCGGCGACGCCCGGGCCTTCGCGTCGGACGGGCCCCTCGATCTGCCCGGTGCACCGGTCCCGGTGGCCACCCACGGCCACACGTCGGGGCACTCGGCGTATCACCTGCCGCAGCACGGCGTGGTCGTCACCGGAGATGCACTGATCACCGCGCATCCGTTGTCGAAACACCGTGGCCCGCAGCTACTCCCGCCGGTCTTCGACCACGGGAAACAGGACACCCTGACGGCGCTCGACCATCTCGCCGCACTCGAGGCCGACACTATCGTCCCGGGACACGGACCGGCGGTGTTCATGCCTATCGCCGCGGCCGTCGGGCAAGCTCGCGAGCGAGCCCACTGA
- a CDS encoding lipase family protein, producing the protein MIGKLVGRAALVLAVAVTSVGVASPHTFASPTDTAPGMIVETSALDRSAWIPGAASGIHVTYWTTGPLSRPALSTGAVFLPPGEPPPGGWPVVSWAHGTVGLADRCSPTVTGRIGGPYLEHWLSQGYAIVATDYLELGSTGLHPYLDGPSEAHSVVDIVRAAHAVDPELSPRWVVVGQSQGGQAAMVTASLATKYAPELDYRGGVATGAPSNLENLAPLVRPGFPRLPLTGTTVFVSYILAGLRATRPDLDIDSYLTDIGRAAVRAAESECYEQMAPQLQNVSVGDLVVRPVDDPAVQVVLRDTLGVPTVGYDRPVFLGQGLTDEIVPAPLALKLAADLAANHQPVTFRTYPTGHLDTMRASLPETTAFVRGLFGP; encoded by the coding sequence ATGATCGGAAAACTGGTGGGCCGGGCAGCACTGGTGCTCGCGGTGGCGGTCACGAGTGTGGGCGTCGCCTCCCCGCACACCTTCGCGTCTCCCACCGATACCGCGCCAGGGATGATCGTCGAGACCAGCGCTCTCGATCGGTCGGCGTGGATTCCCGGGGCCGCCAGCGGAATCCACGTCACCTACTGGACCACCGGCCCGCTCTCCCGACCGGCGCTGAGCACCGGCGCGGTTTTCCTGCCGCCCGGCGAACCCCCGCCCGGCGGCTGGCCGGTGGTCTCGTGGGCGCACGGCACCGTGGGACTGGCCGACCGCTGTTCTCCCACCGTCACCGGCAGGATCGGCGGCCCCTATCTCGAACACTGGCTCTCGCAGGGCTACGCGATCGTCGCGACCGACTACCTCGAACTCGGGTCCACGGGTCTGCATCCGTACCTGGACGGTCCGTCGGAGGCGCACAGCGTCGTCGATATCGTCCGCGCGGCCCACGCCGTCGACCCGGAACTGTCCCCACGCTGGGTGGTAGTGGGCCAGTCCCAGGGCGGACAGGCGGCCATGGTCACCGCGTCCCTCGCCACCAAGTACGCACCGGAACTGGACTACCGCGGCGGAGTGGCGACCGGAGCACCGTCGAACCTGGAGAACCTCGCACCGCTGGTGCGCCCCGGCTTCCCTCGTCTCCCCCTCACCGGCACGACGGTCTTCGTCTCCTACATCCTCGCCGGATTGCGCGCCACCCGACCGGATCTCGACATCGACAGCTACCTCACCGACATCGGCCGCGCCGCGGTCAGGGCCGCCGAGTCGGAGTGCTACGAGCAGATGGCACCGCAGTTGCAGAACGTGTCGGTCGGCGACCTCGTCGTTCGTCCTGTGGACGATCCGGCAGTGCAGGTCGTGCTCCGCGACACGCTCGGGGTGCCCACGGTCGGCTACGACCGCCCGGTGTTCCTCGGACAGGGCCTGACCGACGAGATTGTGCCCGCCCCGCTGGCACTGAAGCTGGCTGCGGACCTGGCGGCCAACCACCAGCCCGTCACGTTCCGCACGTATCCCACCGGACACCTGGACACGATGCGGGCCTCGTTGCCGGAGACGACGGCGTTCGTGCGCGGCCTGTTCGGCCCGTGA
- a CDS encoding serine/threonine-protein kinase has translation MTQPTERDADDATTHGTEPTDTAATADDTTTTGVTRAAPPAGRSSRAARRRARVTSGRRLIGEGLVEIPVIAPLDPFSAMLSEPVVAESRRYCTKCRKPVGRAQANEPAPTDGVCAVCGTAFSFHPQLEPGELVAGQYEVQGCIAHGGVGWIYVAVDRNVDDRWVVLKGLLHAGDPEAQAVTIAERRFLAEVTHPSIVKILNFVEQPGSDGRPIGYIVMEYVGGTTLKDLLRTTSGRSAPRSAPRRMLPLDQTLGYILEVLPALSYLHSIGLIYNDLKPENIMLSEGQVKLIDLGAVAAIEDTGFIYGTPGFQAPEIIATGPTVATDIYTVGRTLASLTVNLPSKHGRLLDSLPDPADEPLFRQYPAYYRLLRRATNRDPTQRFSSIDELSTQLTALLREISSAQSGQPRPGLSQQFSPPRGSFGTDMAIRPTDVFVDGRPHDTHPDALALKQSLPVPLADPTDPGAGLLTAAMHATPRELLATLRVARERSAAAPHGRLEGSLELPLMEVRAHLDLGDTQHAADLLDALAEKHRHGWRISWYRGLCDLLRGEFEAAFLRFDSVLSALPGESAPKLALAGTAELILDRCDDESPATDSGGACAQWRAIAERYYRTVWLTDHSLVSAAFGLARQLEARHDRPAAVHILDQVPSSSRHFGEARLTTVLVLVGGRPVAEISESDLREAADRIQRFPETEPRAIQMHALVLGVAVDWLESGRSAAPEPILGAEFTALGLRAGAEEALRTLARNTATRTHRYTLVDLANTIRPKTWM, from the coding sequence ATGACTCAGCCCACGGAACGGGATGCCGACGACGCGACGACCCACGGAACCGAACCCACCGACACGGCCGCGACCGCCGACGACACCACCACCACCGGCGTGACGCGCGCGGCGCCGCCCGCGGGTAGGTCGAGCCGCGCCGCACGCCGGAGGGCGCGCGTGACCTCCGGTCGCCGGCTCATCGGCGAGGGACTGGTCGAGATCCCGGTCATCGCCCCGCTCGACCCCTTCTCTGCGATGCTGAGCGAACCGGTGGTCGCCGAGAGCAGGCGGTACTGCACGAAGTGCCGCAAACCGGTGGGCCGCGCGCAGGCGAACGAGCCCGCGCCGACCGATGGTGTGTGCGCCGTTTGCGGCACCGCCTTCTCGTTCCATCCCCAACTCGAGCCCGGCGAACTGGTGGCGGGGCAGTACGAGGTGCAGGGCTGCATCGCCCACGGTGGCGTCGGCTGGATCTATGTCGCCGTCGACCGGAACGTGGACGATCGGTGGGTGGTCCTCAAGGGGCTGCTGCATGCGGGCGATCCCGAAGCCCAGGCGGTGACGATCGCCGAACGGCGGTTCCTCGCCGAGGTGACCCATCCGAGCATCGTCAAGATCCTCAACTTCGTCGAGCAGCCCGGTTCGGACGGCCGCCCGATCGGATACATCGTGATGGAGTACGTCGGGGGCACCACGCTGAAGGATCTGCTTCGCACGACCTCGGGTCGGTCGGCGCCGAGGTCGGCACCGAGAAGGATGCTCCCGCTCGATCAAACCCTCGGCTACATCCTCGAGGTACTACCGGCGCTGAGCTACCTGCACTCGATCGGGCTGATCTACAACGATCTGAAGCCCGAGAACATCATGCTCAGCGAGGGACAGGTCAAACTGATCGACCTGGGTGCGGTCGCCGCGATCGAGGACACCGGATTCATCTACGGGACTCCGGGCTTCCAGGCTCCCGAGATCATCGCCACCGGTCCGACCGTGGCAACCGACATCTACACTGTCGGACGCACCCTCGCCTCACTCACTGTGAATTTGCCGTCGAAGCACGGCCGCCTCCTCGACAGCCTGCCCGACCCGGCCGACGAACCGCTGTTCCGACAGTACCCGGCGTACTACCGGCTACTGAGGAGAGCGACGAATCGTGACCCCACGCAACGCTTCTCATCGATCGATGAGCTGTCGACGCAGTTGACCGCGCTCCTCCGCGAGATCTCGTCCGCACAGTCCGGGCAACCACGACCAGGACTGTCTCAGCAGTTCAGTCCACCTCGGGGCAGCTTCGGCACCGATATGGCAATCCGACCGACCGATGTGTTCGTCGACGGCAGGCCCCACGACACGCACCCGGACGCGCTCGCACTGAAGCAGTCCTTGCCCGTTCCACTGGCAGACCCAACCGACCCGGGAGCCGGGCTGCTCACAGCAGCGATGCACGCCACTCCACGCGAACTCCTCGCTACCCTCCGCGTCGCGCGTGAACGAAGCGCTGCAGCTCCGCACGGTCGACTCGAGGGCAGCCTGGAACTGCCGCTGATGGAGGTGCGCGCACACCTCGATCTCGGCGATACGCAACATGCCGCCGACCTGCTCGACGCGCTTGCGGAGAAGCACCGGCACGGCTGGCGGATCAGCTGGTACCGGGGGCTGTGCGATCTGCTTCGCGGCGAATTCGAGGCGGCGTTCCTCCGATTCGACAGCGTGCTCTCCGCACTGCCCGGCGAGTCGGCACCCAAGCTGGCGCTTGCCGGGACCGCGGAACTGATCCTGGACCGGTGTGACGACGAGAGTCCGGCCACCGACTCCGGTGGAGCCTGCGCGCAGTGGCGGGCAATTGCCGAGCGCTACTACCGGACGGTGTGGCTGACGGACCACAGTCTGGTCAGTGCAGCGTTCGGCCTGGCTCGCCAACTCGAGGCCCGACATGATCGCCCGGCCGCAGTGCACATCCTCGACCAGGTGCCGTCGAGCTCACGACACTTCGGGGAGGCCCGGTTGACGACCGTGCTGGTCCTCGTCGGCGGTCGGCCTGTGGCCGAGATCAGCGAATCCGACCTGCGAGAGGCGGCCGATCGTATCCAACGGTTCCCAGAGACGGAACCACGGGCGATCCAGATGCACGCCCTGGTCCTCGGCGTAGCGGTCGATTGGCTCGAGTCCGGTCGGTCGGCGGCGCCGGAGCCGATCCTGGGCGCCGAATTCACCGCGCTCGGCCTGCGAGCCGGCGCCGAGGAGGCGCTTCGAACGCTGGCCCGCAACACCGCTACCCGCACGCACCGCTACACCCTCGTCGATCTCGCGAACACGATCCGGCCCAAGACCTGGATGTAG
- a CDS encoding thiolase family protein — MNSAVIVDAVRTPLAKGKPGGAYAEIHPVDLHAAALRAIVERTGIEPATIDDVISGAVGQIGEQSGNTARWALLAAGYPETVPGVTVDRQCGSSQQALHFAAQGVIAGAYDVAVASGVESMSRIPIGSQFVGKDFFGPRVKARYVDGLVPQGISAELIARKWNLSRAQLDEYSAMSHERAVRAWKDGLLDSQVTYVNDLRTDETIRPGTTVDVLAGLRPAFYSEDWAARYQDVDWKVTAGNSSPVNDGSAAVLVTSEEAAARLGLRPRARVHSFAVVGDDPILMLTGIIPATRKVLDRAGLTLSEIDAFEVNEAFASVVLAWQAETGAHLGKVNINGGAIAIGHPLGASGARLATSLVNALEQIDGRYGLQVMCEAGGLANATIIERL; from the coding sequence ATGAACTCAGCAGTCATCGTCGACGCCGTTCGTACTCCACTCGCCAAGGGGAAGCCCGGCGGTGCGTACGCCGAGATCCATCCGGTGGATCTGCATGCGGCGGCGCTGCGCGCGATCGTCGAACGCACCGGAATCGAACCCGCCACCATCGACGACGTCATCAGCGGCGCCGTGGGCCAGATCGGAGAGCAGTCTGGCAACACCGCCCGGTGGGCTCTTCTGGCCGCCGGCTACCCGGAGACGGTGCCCGGCGTGACGGTGGACCGACAGTGCGGAAGCAGCCAGCAGGCGCTGCACTTCGCCGCCCAGGGTGTGATCGCGGGTGCCTACGACGTAGCGGTCGCCTCGGGTGTCGAGTCGATGAGTCGGATCCCGATCGGCAGCCAGTTCGTCGGTAAGGACTTCTTCGGCCCCCGAGTGAAGGCTCGGTACGTCGACGGTCTGGTGCCCCAGGGCATCAGCGCCGAACTGATCGCGCGCAAGTGGAACCTCTCGCGCGCCCAGCTCGACGAGTACTCGGCGATGTCGCACGAGCGCGCGGTGCGTGCCTGGAAGGACGGCCTGCTCGACAGCCAGGTCACCTATGTGAACGACCTGCGAACCGACGAGACGATTCGACCCGGCACCACGGTCGACGTCCTCGCCGGCCTCCGCCCGGCCTTCTACAGCGAGGATTGGGCCGCGCGCTACCAGGACGTGGACTGGAAGGTGACAGCGGGCAACAGCTCGCCGGTCAACGACGGCTCCGCCGCGGTGCTGGTCACCAGCGAGGAAGCGGCGGCCCGGCTCGGGCTGCGACCGCGGGCCCGTGTGCACTCGTTCGCGGTTGTCGGAGACGACCCCATCCTGATGCTGACCGGCATCATCCCGGCGACGCGCAAGGTTCTCGACCGCGCCGGCCTCACCCTGTCCGAGATCGACGCCTTCGAGGTGAACGAGGCGTTCGCCTCGGTGGTGCTCGCGTGGCAGGCCGAGACCGGGGCCCACCTGGGCAAGGTCAACATCAACGGCGGCGCGATCGCGATCGGCCACCCGCTCGGAGCGTCCGGCGCCCGCCTCGCCACCAGTCTGGTCAACGCGCTCGAACAGATCGATGGCCGCTACGGCCTGCAAGTGATGTGCGAGGCGGGGGGACTGGCGAACGCGACCATCATCGAGCGGCTGTGA
- the mraY gene encoding phospho-N-acetylmuramoyl-pentapeptide-transferase has translation MRQILFAAGIALAVSILLTPLLIKAFSRQGFGQEIRVEGPASHQSKRGTPTMGGVAILCGLWAGYLGSHLIGIGYRADGPSASGLLVLGLTTALAGVGFLDDYIKIRKQRNLGLKATGKYIGQISAAVIFAVLAIRFRGSTGLTPGSTDLSFIRDTTIAMGAVVFVVFTCVVVVAWSNAVNLTDGLDGLAAGSMGLALGSYVIITFWQYRNACETAPGAGCYGVRDPLDLALICAAGAAACVGFLWWNAAPAKIFMGDTGSLALGGLLAGLSITTRTELLAVGLGALFVAEAASVLIQVAVFRSSRSRVFRMAPIHHHFELGGWPETVVIIRFWLLAAIASAVGLALFYSEYLAAVD, from the coding sequence ATGAGGCAGATTCTCTTTGCTGCCGGAATTGCACTGGCGGTGTCCATTCTGTTGACACCGCTTCTGATCAAAGCATTCTCGAGGCAGGGATTCGGCCAGGAGATCAGGGTTGAGGGACCGGCCAGTCATCAGTCCAAGCGTGGCACCCCGACGATGGGTGGTGTCGCGATCCTGTGCGGGCTGTGGGCGGGGTATCTGGGATCGCATCTGATCGGAATCGGGTATCGAGCCGACGGTCCGTCAGCCTCGGGACTGCTGGTCCTCGGCCTGACGACCGCACTGGCCGGCGTCGGCTTCCTCGACGACTACATCAAGATTCGGAAGCAACGGAACCTGGGCCTGAAGGCAACCGGAAAGTACATCGGGCAGATCTCCGCTGCGGTGATCTTCGCGGTGCTCGCGATCCGCTTCCGCGGCAGCACCGGACTGACACCGGGCAGCACCGACCTGTCGTTCATTCGGGACACCACGATCGCGATGGGGGCGGTCGTCTTCGTCGTGTTCACCTGCGTAGTGGTGGTCGCCTGGTCGAACGCGGTCAATCTGACCGACGGGTTGGACGGTCTCGCGGCCGGCTCGATGGGGTTGGCGCTCGGAAGCTACGTGATCATCACCTTCTGGCAGTACCGCAATGCGTGCGAAACCGCTCCTGGCGCGGGCTGTTACGGCGTGCGGGACCCACTCGATCTGGCCTTGATCTGCGCAGCGGGTGCGGCCGCATGCGTCGGATTCCTGTGGTGGAACGCGGCGCCGGCCAAGATCTTCATGGGTGATACCGGTTCACTCGCACTGGGCGGTCTGCTGGCCGGACTGTCCATCACGACCAGGACCGAGTTGCTCGCCGTCGGGCTCGGTGCGTTGTTCGTCGCAGAGGCGGCATCGGTACTGATTCAGGTTGCGGTGTTCCGCTCGTCCCGGAGCCGTGTCTTCCGGATGGCCCCGATCCACCACCATTTCGAGCTCGGCGGGTGGCCCGAAACGGTGGTGATCATCAGGTTCTGGTTGCTCGCCGCGATCGCCTCGGCTGTGGGCCTTGCACTGTTCTACAGCGAGTATCTCGCCGCCGTGGACTGA
- a CDS encoding FAD-dependent oxidoreductase produces the protein MEGGPGDVEKAYRERYLAAFPTLTEPQMERVRAYGTLAAVRRGDLVSSAGQASDDFVVLVSATVEIVRDAYDDQPEAVVARCGPRRFLGELNLLTGQAAYLSMRVVEGGEVIRIDPPDFRRLMAQDGELSDVVLRAFLARHTELQSGEGALSVRLLGSPLSPASLALRTWAARSHIAHSWFDVDTAAGLALAGVHELEPDHLPAAVTPSGTIRNATPALLAQALGLVSSPDDFTGHDEVLDMVVVGAGPAGLAAAVYGASEGLRTMVFDAVGVGGQASASSRIENYLGFASGVSGADLTGRAMIQAQKFGARISSPCTVVSVRPSESVFELALSDGAVAHARTVVVATGARYRTLDLPRWEEFEGRGIFYAATEIEARLCAGRPVAVVGGANSAGQAALFLSGRGCAVAMIIRSDNLYAGMSAYLARRIEADPAIQVHLDSEVTALDGQTSLEDITVTDNSTGRSHTARCCGLFCFIGAEPATSWLKDIRLDAAGFILTDAAIGPGPVGEEWEALGRGPLPFETSEPGVFAVGDVRAGSMKRVAAAVGDGASCVRSIHEYLGPAHLV, from the coding sequence ATGGAAGGGGGACCAGGCGACGTCGAGAAGGCGTACCGGGAGCGCTATCTGGCGGCGTTTCCCACGCTGACCGAGCCCCAGATGGAGCGGGTCCGCGCCTATGGCACCCTTGCGGCCGTCCGTCGAGGGGACCTCGTGTCGAGTGCGGGCCAAGCGAGCGACGACTTCGTCGTCCTGGTCAGCGCGACGGTGGAGATCGTGCGGGACGCCTACGACGATCAGCCCGAGGCGGTCGTTGCTCGGTGCGGGCCGCGGCGGTTCCTCGGTGAACTGAACCTGCTGACCGGGCAAGCCGCCTACCTGAGCATGCGCGTCGTCGAAGGCGGCGAGGTCATCCGCATCGATCCGCCGGACTTCCGGAGGTTGATGGCGCAGGACGGCGAACTCTCCGATGTCGTTCTGCGTGCATTCCTGGCCCGCCACACAGAACTGCAGTCGGGCGAGGGCGCGCTGAGCGTCCGTCTGCTCGGTAGCCCGTTGTCACCGGCGTCACTCGCCCTGCGCACGTGGGCGGCCCGCTCGCATATCGCCCACAGTTGGTTCGACGTGGACACCGCCGCCGGACTTGCACTGGCCGGAGTGCACGAACTGGAGCCCGATCATCTGCCGGCCGCGGTCACACCCTCCGGCACGATCCGGAATGCGACACCCGCGCTCCTCGCCCAGGCCCTCGGGTTGGTCTCGTCTCCGGACGACTTCACCGGCCACGACGAGGTCCTCGACATGGTTGTCGTCGGCGCCGGACCGGCCGGACTCGCCGCGGCCGTGTACGGCGCGTCGGAGGGATTGCGCACCATGGTTTTCGACGCGGTCGGTGTCGGAGGGCAGGCGAGCGCGAGTTCGCGAATCGAGAACTATCTCGGATTCGCGTCGGGGGTCAGCGGAGCGGACCTGACAGGCCGCGCGATGATTCAGGCACAGAAGTTCGGCGCTCGGATATCGAGTCCCTGCACCGTCGTATCGGTACGACCGTCGGAATCCGTCTTCGAACTCGCCCTCTCCGACGGCGCGGTCGCGCACGCGCGCACCGTGGTAGTTGCCACCGGGGCACGCTACCGAACCCTGGATCTACCCCGATGGGAGGAGTTCGAAGGCCGAGGAATCTTCTACGCGGCCACGGAGATCGAGGCGCGGCTGTGCGCCGGCCGACCCGTGGCCGTCGTCGGCGGTGCCAACTCGGCCGGTCAGGCAGCTCTGTTTCTGTCCGGTCGTGGCTGCGCCGTGGCCATGATCATCCGCTCGGACAACCTCTACGCCGGGATGTCGGCGTATCTCGCGCGCCGGATCGAGGCGGACCCCGCTATTCAGGTTCACCTCGATTCGGAGGTCACGGCACTCGACGGGCAGACCAGCCTCGAGGACATCACCGTCACCGACAACTCGACCGGACGCAGTCACACCGCACGCTGCTGCGGGCTCTTCTGCTTCATCGGCGCCGAGCCGGCGACGTCGTGGCTAAAGGACATTCGACTCGACGCCGCGGGCTTCATCCTCACCGACGCTGCGATCGGTCCCGGCCCGGTGGGCGAAGAATGGGAGGCGCTCGGTCGTGGACCGCTGCCTTTCGAGACCAGCGAGCCCGGTGTGTTCGCGGTCGGTGACGTGCGGGCGGGATCCATGAAGCGCGTCGCGGCAGCCGTCGGCGACGGCGCGAGCTGCGTGCGGTCGATACACGAGTACTTGGGCCCGGCCCACCTCGTGTGA
- a CDS encoding SDR family oxidoreductase, with amino-acid sequence MQIDGSVALVTGAGGGLGREFVRQFLERGATKVYGAARRDLDWTDDRVVPVRLDVTDPGSIRAAAEKASDVTVLVNNAGEVGAQSLLASPIAEIRDTFETNLFGPLQVTRAFAPTLAAAGGGAIVNMHSVLSWLAIPGAYSPSKAAFWGLTNALRLELADQGTQVLGAHLGYADTPMTAGLDVPKSDPRVIVTGILDALAAGSDEALVDEVTQRARSNLSTDTTGAIAAN; translated from the coding sequence ATGCAGATCGATGGAAGCGTGGCACTTGTCACCGGCGCGGGCGGCGGACTCGGGCGTGAATTCGTGCGGCAGTTCCTGGAGCGGGGAGCGACGAAGGTGTACGGCGCGGCTCGGCGGGATCTGGACTGGACCGACGACCGGGTAGTGCCGGTCCGGTTGGACGTGACCGACCCGGGCTCGATTCGTGCGGCCGCCGAGAAGGCGTCGGACGTGACCGTGCTCGTCAACAATGCGGGCGAGGTCGGGGCCCAGTCGCTGCTGGCGTCGCCGATCGCGGAGATCAGGGACACGTTCGAGACCAATCTGTTCGGCCCGCTGCAGGTGACCCGCGCCTTCGCGCCCACACTGGCGGCAGCGGGAGGCGGCGCGATCGTGAACATGCACTCGGTGCTGAGTTGGCTGGCGATCCCCGGCGCATACAGCCCGTCCAAGGCGGCGTTCTGGGGACTGACCAACGCGTTGCGGCTCGAACTCGCCGACCAGGGCACCCAGGTGCTCGGTGCCCACCTGGGCTACGCCGACACGCCGATGACCGCCGGTCTCGACGTCCCGAAGTCGGATCCACGCGTCATCGTCACCGGGATCCTCGACGCACTGGCCGCAGGCTCCGACGAGGCCCTCGTCGACGAAGTCACCCAACGGGCGCGTTCGAACCTGTCGACCGACACCACCGGGGCGATCGCGGCCAACTGA
- a CDS encoding alpha/beta hydrolase produces the protein MSETHVIVLPGGGYAEYSEHEAEPVAQWLRQNGVSASVFRYPLHQRHPAPLVALRGEIARRRAAGALRIGLLGFSAGGHLAGLAALSSGATPDQWVQFAILGYPITSMETETYRPSRMILLGPDASDELRRATSLDALVTPEAPPFFLWHTAEDTYVPPEHTYLLAMSLARNTIPHTVHVFPHGPHSLGLAEGADGAQAWTDLSLQWLREQTRQSSGDA, from the coding sequence ATGAGCGAAACACACGTCATCGTTCTCCCCGGCGGCGGATACGCCGAGTACAGCGAGCACGAGGCCGAACCGGTGGCGCAATGGCTGCGGCAGAACGGCGTGAGCGCCAGCGTGTTCCGTTACCCACTGCACCAGCGGCACCCGGCACCCCTCGTCGCCCTGCGCGGTGAGATCGCGCGCCGCCGTGCGGCCGGCGCGCTGCGGATCGGGCTGTTGGGCTTCTCCGCCGGCGGTCATCTGGCCGGGCTTGCCGCTCTCTCTTCCGGGGCGACGCCAGACCAGTGGGTTCAGTTCGCGATCCTCGGCTACCCCATCACCTCGATGGAGACGGAAACCTACCGTCCGTCACGCATGATTCTGCTCGGCCCCGACGCGTCCGACGAGCTGCGTCGAGCAACCTCACTGGACGCGCTCGTGACGCCCGAGGCGCCGCCGTTCTTCCTCTGGCACACCGCCGAAGACACCTACGTACCCCCGGAACACACCTACCTGCTGGCGATGTCGTTGGCACGCAACACTATTCCACATACAGTGCACGTCTTTCCGCACGGGCCGCACAGCCTGGGGCTCGCCGAAGGAGCGGACGGGGCGCAGGCCTGGACCGACTTGTCCCTGCAGTGGCTGCGCGAGCAAACGCGGCAGTCGAGCGGGGATGCCTGA